The following proteins are co-located in the Methylomonas sp. 11b genome:
- a CDS encoding FecCD family ABC transporter permease: MTVHAVMATAGPRLRLKPALSRAGLCWLLALLLVIAALAALGSGAVVISAGQAVAIVADRLGIALPWPFGADQQAVLLAIRAPRLVLGLLVGGALAASGAAMQGLFRNPLADPALIGVSSGAALAAAAVIVLRDSLFGAVAGAFGAYLLPVAAIVGGFAVSWLVYRLADSGERLDVASLLLSGIAINALAGSATGLLVYLADDDQLRSLTFWSLGSLNGAGWDGVAIGAPFLLASLLLLPWLADALNALLLGEAEAGHLGFPVERIKTGVVALVALGVGAAVALSGVIGFIGLVVPHLLRLALGPDHRGLLPASALLGALLLICADYLARTLAAPAEIPIGIVTGLLGSPFFLWLLFRQKLMGH; the protein is encoded by the coding sequence ATGACCGTTCATGCCGTGATGGCGACGGCCGGACCGCGTCTTCGGCTGAAGCCGGCATTGAGCCGCGCCGGCCTGTGCTGGCTGCTGGCATTGCTGCTGGTTATCGCCGCTTTGGCCGCACTCGGCAGCGGCGCGGTCGTCATCTCGGCCGGCCAGGCCGTCGCCATCGTCGCCGACCGCTTGGGTATCGCCCTGCCCTGGCCGTTCGGCGCCGACCAGCAAGCGGTGCTGTTGGCGATTCGCGCGCCGCGCCTGGTGTTGGGATTGCTGGTCGGGGGAGCCTTGGCCGCGTCCGGCGCGGCGATGCAGGGTTTATTCCGCAATCCGCTGGCCGATCCGGCCTTGATCGGCGTTTCCAGCGGCGCGGCGCTGGCCGCGGCGGCTGTCATCGTTTTGCGCGACAGTCTGTTTGGCGCTGTAGCCGGCGCATTCGGCGCCTATTTATTGCCGGTCGCGGCCATAGTTGGCGGCTTTGCGGTCAGTTGGCTGGTGTACCGGCTGGCCGACAGCGGCGAGCGGCTGGACGTAGCCTCGCTGTTACTGTCCGGCATTGCTATCAACGCGCTGGCCGGCTCGGCCACCGGCTTACTGGTCTATCTGGCCGACGACGACCAATTGCGCAGCTTGACCTTCTGGAGCCTGGGCAGCCTGAACGGCGCCGGCTGGGACGGCGTCGCCATCGGCGCGCCGTTTTTACTGGCCAGTTTGCTGCTGTTGCCGTGGCTGGCCGATGCCTTGAACGCCTTGCTGCTCGGCGAGGCCGAAGCTGGCCATTTGGGATTTCCGGTCGAACGCATCAAAACCGGCGTGGTGGCCTTGGTCGCGCTTGGCGTCGGCGCGGCGGTGGCCTTGTCCGGCGTGATCGGATTCATAGGCCTGGTGGTGCCGCATCTATTGCGGCTGGCACTGGGGCCGGACCACCGCGGGCTATTACCCGCGTCGGCGCTACTCGGCGCTTTGCTGCTGATCTGCGCCGACTATCTGGCCCGCACGTTGGCGGCGCCGGCCGAGATTCCAATTGGCATCGTCACCGGCCTGCTCGGCAGCCCGTTTTTTCTGTGGCTGCTGTTCCGGCAAAAATTGATGGGCCATTGA
- a CDS encoding ChuX/HutX family heme-like substrate-binding protein — MIKHPESSADTLKQAWQDLRADHPHMRIRDAAATLGVSEAELLATDCGNRVTRLREHWPALLSAVGTLGPVMALTRNAFAVHEKTGLYEDICPCGDFILITGHHIELCLSTGVWHSGFAVMEETHLGPRHSLQFFDSGGEAVHKIYLTEHSDAGLYRRLIDIFRADDQSPNLALPTDGAKPALGAIAPSKDLPEHWRRLLLADTTEAVVTGRIAVPALRELMLQLAELLLPIQVLVGNPGAMQLHDGPIQNLKITGPWFNVLDRDFNLHLNEMAVAGADIVQLTCGQQALTGLLIRGQNQQTIASVFGGYDETDGESVFWRDLLLALAVTGGS, encoded by the coding sequence ATGATTAAACATCCCGAATCCAGCGCGGACACTTTGAAACAAGCTTGGCAAGACCTGCGCGCCGATCACCCGCATATGCGGATTCGCGACGCCGCGGCGACTTTGGGCGTCAGCGAAGCCGAACTGCTGGCAACCGACTGCGGCAACCGGGTCACCCGTTTGCGGGAACACTGGCCCGCGCTGCTGAGCGCGGTTGGCACGCTGGGTCCGGTGATGGCTTTGACCCGCAACGCTTTTGCGGTGCACGAAAAAACCGGGCTCTACGAGGACATATGCCCATGCGGCGACTTTATCCTGATTACCGGACACCATATCGAACTGTGCCTATCGACCGGCGTTTGGCATTCGGGTTTCGCAGTGATGGAAGAAACGCATCTCGGCCCGCGCCACAGCCTGCAATTTTTCGACTCAGGCGGCGAAGCCGTGCACAAGATTTATCTCACCGAGCATTCCGATGCCGGCCTTTACCGGCGCTTGATCGACATCTTTCGTGCCGACGATCAGTCGCCCAATCTGGCACTACCCACCGATGGCGCCAAGCCGGCGCTTGGCGCCATCGCCCCATCCAAGGATTTACCGGAGCACTGGCGGCGCTTGCTGCTAGCCGACACGACCGAGGCTGTCGTCACCGGCCGGATTGCCGTACCGGCACTACGCGAGCTCATGCTCCAACTGGCGGAACTGCTGTTGCCGATACAAGTTCTAGTCGGCAATCCCGGCGCGATGCAATTGCACGACGGCCCGATTCAAAACCTGAAAATTACCGGACCCTGGTTCAATGTTCTGGACCGGGATTTCAATCTGCATCTTAACGAAATGGCCGTGGCCGGCGCGGACATCGTCCAACTCACTTGCGGGCAACAGGCTTTGACCGGTCTGCTGATTCGCGGCCAAAACCAACAGACCATCGCCTCCGTCTTCGGCGGTTACGACGAAACCGACGGCGAAAGCGTTTTCTGGCGCGACTTGCTACTGGCCTTGGCGGTTACGGGAGGTTCCTAG
- a CDS encoding ExbD/TolR family protein: MAFGGFDQNKGGGHTVAEINMIPLIDVMLVLLVIFMITAPLMTHAVKIDLPKASSAPQQPSDDPVALSVDGDGQLFWNQEAIDRTVLNQRLAEIAQSPQQPELHIRADQNVPYHFVAETLADAAKAGVSKIGFVSEPDKK; encoded by the coding sequence ATGGCATTCGGCGGCTTCGATCAAAACAAGGGCGGCGGCCACACCGTCGCCGAAATCAATATGATCCCGTTAATCGACGTGATGCTGGTACTGCTGGTGATTTTCATGATCACCGCGCCACTGATGACGCATGCGGTGAAAATCGATCTGCCCAAAGCCAGCAGCGCTCCGCAACAACCCAGCGACGATCCGGTTGCATTATCGGTGGATGGCGACGGCCAATTGTTCTGGAATCAGGAAGCAATCGACCGCACCGTTTTGAATCAACGCCTGGCTGAAATCGCGCAATCGCCGCAGCAACCGGAATTGCATATCCGTGCCGATCAAAACGTGCCGTACCACTTCGTCGCCGAAACGCTGGCGGATGCGGCCAAAGCCGGGGTCAGTAAAATCGGTTTCGTTTCCGAACCGGACAAAAAGTAA
- the hemP gene encoding hemin uptake protein HemP, whose amino-acid sequence MKNPSNPVRLGPSTAETPPEILQGRQRLNSRLLFGTQNEIVIEHQGDEYRLRITSNGKLILTK is encoded by the coding sequence ATGAAAAACCCGTCTAACCCAGTGCGACTTGGCCCATCAACCGCCGAAACGCCGCCGGAAATACTGCAAGGCAGGCAGCGGCTGAATAGCCGTTTATTGTTCGGCACCCAAAACGAAATAGTGATCGAACATCAAGGCGACGAATATCGCCTGCGCATTACTAGTAACGGCAAATTAATTTTGACCAAATAA
- a CDS encoding heme ABC transporter ATP-binding protein, with protein MLQAIDLSLRVGAKTLLDGVTLELRPGEVLAVAGPNGAGKSSLLRAISGELAPFAGQVTMNGRPLAAWPPQRAALLRGVLPQSSGLAFRFTVREVALMGRSPQRKSHSAAQNRAIAEHALAMTDTGHLAERIYTTLSGGERQRVQLARVLAQIWEPQDPLHRYLLLDEPTSALDLAHQHAVLAIARRFADEQQAGVLAVLHDLNLAALYADRIALLHQGRLAAIGTPAQTLNSKLIRQVFAYPVSISSHPQIPDAPLVIPQRQTAPGIPAQ; from the coding sequence ATGCTGCAAGCCATAGACCTGAGCTTACGCGTCGGCGCGAAAACCTTGCTGGACGGCGTGACGCTGGAGCTGCGCCCCGGCGAAGTACTGGCCGTGGCCGGCCCGAACGGCGCCGGCAAATCCAGCCTGCTACGGGCCATCAGCGGCGAGTTGGCGCCGTTCGCCGGCCAAGTGACGATGAACGGCCGGCCGCTGGCCGCATGGCCGCCGCAGCGAGCGGCGTTGCTGCGCGGCGTGTTGCCGCAAAGCTCCGGGCTGGCATTCCGCTTCACGGTGCGCGAAGTGGCCCTAATGGGCCGCAGCCCGCAACGCAAAAGCCACAGCGCCGCGCAAAATCGGGCCATCGCCGAACATGCACTGGCGATGACCGATACCGGCCATCTGGCCGAACGCATCTACACCACGCTGTCCGGCGGCGAACGCCAGCGGGTGCAACTGGCGCGGGTGCTGGCGCAAATCTGGGAGCCACAAGACCCGCTGCACCGCTATTTGTTGCTGGACGAACCGACCTCGGCGCTGGACCTGGCCCACCAGCACGCGGTGTTGGCCATCGCCCGCCGCTTCGCGGATGAACAACAGGCTGGCGTGCTGGCGGTCTTGCACGACCTGAACCTGGCCGCGCTATACGCCGACCGTATCGCGCTATTGCATCAAGGCCGGCTGGCCGCCATCGGCACGCCCGCGCAAACCCTGAACAGCAAGCTGATCCGGCAAGTGTTCGCTTACCCGGTCAGCATCAGTAGTCATCCGCAAATCCCGGACGCGCCGTTGGTGATTCCGCAACGGCAAACCGCGCCGGGTATTCCGGCGCAATGA
- a CDS encoding SMI1/KNR4 family protein, producing the protein MTKHHREFATEELIHSAEAELGVVFPAELKAIWSINNCNELPGGWRFFPVFDPSNPRKTAGAITYENLRGA; encoded by the coding sequence ATGACTAAACATCATCGCGAGTTTGCGACCGAAGAGCTCATACATAGCGCCGAGGCAGAGCTTGGCGTTGTGTTTCCTGCGGAGCTAAAAGCCATTTGGAGCATCAATAACTGCAATGAATTGCCCGGTGGATGGAGATTCTTTCCCGTGTTCGATCCCTCCAACCCGAGGAAGACGGCCGGTGCGATTACGTATGAGAATTTGCGTGGCGCTTGA
- a CDS encoding MotA/TolQ/ExbB proton channel family protein, with translation MALNQSLDHFLAQTDSVGAFLFSLLLIMSVASWYFVVVKAWNGIQVRRRAELFLQKFWASDTLADVAGHLAGGAQADPFSNLTRHALAASQHHARHGSHGLQQSGSTAEFLTRSMRRVIDDETAQLEWGLTALASIASTAPFIGLFGTVWGVYHALVNIGQGGLGGLDQIAGPVGEALIMTGLGLAVAIPAVLAYNDCVRSNRLLLARLDGFAHDLFAFLTTGATIASAPAAAVAGVELAFANGEH, from the coding sequence ATGGCACTCAATCAAAGTCTCGACCATTTCCTGGCGCAAACCGACAGTGTCGGCGCCTTCCTATTCAGCTTGCTGCTGATCATGTCGGTCGCCAGCTGGTATTTCGTCGTGGTCAAAGCCTGGAATGGCATCCAAGTCCGCCGCCGCGCCGAACTGTTTTTACAGAAATTCTGGGCCAGCGACACGCTTGCCGATGTCGCCGGACATCTGGCGGGCGGCGCCCAGGCAGACCCATTTTCGAACCTGACCCGCCACGCGCTGGCCGCCTCGCAACATCATGCCCGCCACGGCAGCCATGGTTTACAACAGTCCGGCTCGACCGCCGAGTTCCTGACCCGCTCGATGCGCCGCGTCATCGACGACGAAACCGCGCAACTGGAATGGGGCCTGACCGCGCTGGCCTCCATCGCCAGCACCGCGCCTTTTATTGGTTTGTTCGGCACGGTCTGGGGTGTCTATCACGCTTTGGTCAACATCGGCCAAGGTGGCTTAGGTGGACTCGATCAAATCGCCGGCCCGGTCGGCGAAGCGCTGATCATGACCGGCTTAGGTCTGGCGGTCGCGATTCCGGCGGTACTGGCTTATAACGATTGCGTGCGCAGCAATCGCTTGTTGTTAGCCCGTTTGGACGGCTTTGCCCACGACCTGTTTGCCTTTTTAACCACCGGCGCCACCATCGCCAGCGCGCCAGCCGCCGCCGTTGCCGGCGTCGAACTGGCCTTTGCGAACGGAGAACACTAA
- a CDS encoding biotin/lipoyl-binding protein, which translates to MFSTNLYRAEAMAAQTGRLEGDILLARSWSSWLVFAIVLTLVAATVLFISFASYTKRTNAIGMLVPNGGAIIIATPAPGLISAVHVEEGQTVHAGDTLFYIERRTPSFII; encoded by the coding sequence ATGTTCTCGACGAATCTTTATCGCGCGGAAGCCATGGCAGCGCAGACCGGACGCTTGGAAGGCGACATCCTGCTGGCAAGGTCTTGGTCGTCGTGGCTGGTATTCGCGATTGTGTTGACGCTGGTCGCTGCAACCGTTTTATTTATCAGCTTTGCGTCTTATACCAAACGAACCAACGCTATCGGCATGTTGGTCCCAAATGGCGGTGCGATTATTATTGCCACGCCGGCGCCAGGGCTTATTTCGGCCGTTCATGTTGAAGAAGGTCAAACGGTTCATGCCGGAGACACCTTATTTTACATTGAGAGACGAACGCCATCTTTCATCATTTAA
- a CDS encoding TonB-dependent hemoglobin/transferrin/lactoferrin family receptor produces MLLSLSVRPWLTMPRADYCLRARRSQTGRRPVVNASKFSRFCPLAGQTICALLLLSAITAKAADDAAIDNVDESPDAELAPVTVKAKAEKPTAKLAPGTESTIDAATMEQRMVRNIKDLIRYEPGVNVGNDPQRFGASGFTIRGLGGNRVLMQIDGVRLPEAFRIGSFASANRNAVDMDALKAVEIVRGSGSAYYGGDAMGGTVNFVTKDPRDYLSVFGKDHYTGVKLNYNTSDNGFVQTGTVAGALGGWESMVLFTHNQSNETDNKGTADFADGRRTTPSPQENLGYNLLAKLLYRFNDDNVLRLTGEWLDSRSDIDALYLRGADISLRNVNSMLTTDTQSRWRLTLDHTLKHLDTPLFNDVLWKFYTQKSATGQVTLQDRTANVDGNTLTERIFDYANDDFGGELKLGKNFALGETTHALQYGGQISKNSIAQQRDGSFTCVSGSVNPRTGRPNSICPKGRISKTVTPDEFPVRDFPLSTVTKAGAYLEDNIGLFDKRVELVPGGRWEYFRLLPKSDYLFEKASASAVAEGADPIVPSIIDANAFLPKFGTLLHLNEIFTVHGQYTHGFRGPNFSESNLGFTNITGGYTNLPNYNIQPETSVGAEVGLRGQGAAGTFDISLFRNDYDNFIYNAVICNPATAACPPLGFTTYQNINSPDSIRIQGIEIKSRFYLDWLNPSLIGASLLFSGSFTEGMNLKTQRNDDEALRQISPMKAVVGLRYDQPSGDWGTEVNLTLVGAKQANTAPADALFLPSGYGVIDFNAYYNASKHLSFNFGVFNLLDKKYIDWEDINTRAGDPHTTLGNFAGAEHWADRYSRPGRNLGVTVKLAF; encoded by the coding sequence ATGCTTTTATCTTTAAGCGTTCGACCTTGGTTGACTATGCCCCGCGCGGACTACTGTCTTCGCGCGCGGCGTAGCCAGACCGGTCGACGTCCCGTTGTTAACGCTTCGAAATTCAGCCGTTTCTGTCCGCTTGCCGGCCAGACAATCTGCGCCCTATTGCTGCTAAGCGCGATAACCGCCAAGGCTGCCGACGATGCTGCAATAGACAATGTCGATGAATCCCCGGATGCGGAACTAGCCCCCGTCACGGTAAAGGCCAAAGCCGAAAAGCCGACGGCTAAGCTAGCTCCCGGCACCGAATCGACCATAGACGCCGCAACCATGGAACAGCGCATGGTGCGTAATATCAAGGACCTGATTCGCTACGAACCCGGCGTCAACGTCGGCAACGACCCACAGCGCTTCGGGGCCAGCGGCTTTACCATACGCGGCCTGGGCGGCAACCGGGTGTTGATGCAGATCGACGGCGTACGCCTGCCGGAAGCCTTCCGCATCGGCTCGTTTGCCAGCGCCAACCGCAACGCGGTGGACATGGACGCCTTAAAAGCCGTGGAAATCGTGCGCGGCTCCGGCTCGGCCTATTACGGCGGCGACGCCATGGGCGGCACCGTAAACTTTGTCACCAAAGACCCGCGCGATTATTTAAGCGTATTTGGTAAAGATCATTACACCGGTGTGAAGCTGAATTACAACACCTCGGACAACGGTTTCGTGCAAACCGGCACCGTGGCCGGCGCGCTGGGCGGCTGGGAAAGCATGGTGCTATTCACCCACAATCAAAGTAACGAGACCGATAACAAGGGCACGGCGGATTTTGCCGACGGCCGTCGCACCACGCCCAGCCCGCAAGAAAACCTCGGCTATAACCTGCTAGCCAAGCTGCTGTACCGATTTAACGACGACAACGTGTTGCGCCTGACCGGCGAATGGCTGGACAGTCGATCCGATATCGACGCTTTGTATCTGCGCGGTGCCGACATCAGCCTGCGCAACGTCAACAGCATGCTCACTACCGATACCCAATCGCGTTGGCGGCTGACGCTGGATCACACCCTAAAGCATCTGGATACGCCGCTGTTCAACGATGTGCTGTGGAAGTTTTACACGCAAAAATCCGCTACCGGGCAAGTCACTCTGCAAGATCGCACCGCCAACGTGGACGGCAACACGCTCACCGAGCGGATTTTCGATTATGCCAACGACGACTTCGGCGGCGAGCTAAAACTGGGGAAAAACTTTGCTTTAGGCGAGACCACGCATGCGCTGCAATACGGCGGCCAAATCAGCAAAAACAGCATAGCGCAACAACGCGACGGTAGCTTTACTTGCGTCAGCGGCTCGGTTAACCCGCGCACCGGACGTCCGAATAGCATTTGTCCCAAAGGCCGGATCAGCAAGACCGTAACGCCGGACGAGTTTCCGGTACGGGATTTTCCCTTATCTACGGTGACCAAGGCCGGCGCTTACCTTGAGGATAATATTGGTCTGTTCGATAAGCGAGTGGAGTTGGTCCCCGGCGGCCGCTGGGAATATTTCCGCTTGTTGCCCAAATCCGATTATTTATTCGAAAAAGCTTCGGCGAGCGCGGTAGCAGAAGGTGCAGACCCAATAGTACCGAGCATTATCGACGCCAACGCCTTTCTACCCAAATTCGGCACCTTGCTACATCTCAACGAGATATTCACGGTGCACGGCCAGTATACGCATGGCTTTCGCGGTCCCAACTTCAGCGAGAGCAATCTCGGCTTTACCAATATCACCGGCGGATACACCAATCTTCCCAATTACAACATTCAGCCGGAGACCAGCGTCGGTGCCGAAGTGGGTTTGCGCGGACAGGGCGCTGCCGGGACTTTCGACATAAGCCTGTTTCGTAACGATTACGACAACTTCATCTACAACGCGGTGATTTGTAACCCGGCGACCGCGGCCTGTCCGCCGTTGGGTTTTACCACCTATCAAAACATCAATAGCCCTGACTCGATCCGCATTCAGGGTATCGAAATCAAAAGCCGGTTTTATCTGGACTGGCTAAATCCGTCGCTAATCGGCGCCAGCCTGCTGTTCAGCGGTTCCTTTACTGAAGGCATGAATCTCAAGACCCAACGCAACGACGACGAGGCCCTCAGACAAATTAGCCCGATGAAAGCCGTCGTCGGCCTACGCTACGACCAACCCAGCGGCGACTGGGGCACGGAAGTGAACCTGACCTTGGTCGGCGCCAAACAAGCCAATACCGCGCCGGCTGACGCCCTATTTCTGCCCAGCGGTTACGGCGTCATCGATTTCAATGCCTACTACAACGCCAGCAAGCATCTCTCATTCAATTTCGGGGTATTCAACCTGCTCGACAAGAAATATATCGATTGGGAAGACATCAACACCCGCGCCGGCGATCCGCATACCACGTTGGGCAATTTCGCCGGCGCGGAGCACTGGGCCGACCGCTATTCGCGGCCCGGCCGCAATCTTGGCGTCACGGTAAAACTGGCCTTTTGA
- a CDS encoding energy transducer TonB, with the protein MLPTASFRQLACLAPMRFVANEGPSKSITVTPKAEYNERGLGFVIALGLHLAWFGLMPNSEKQEPVTPPQPIMVQWIGDTQTQQAPAKPPVQQPQQPIEKAVSKPKTPPKPIKKPNLLTTASNAPTAIAAPEPTPEPPRAEPAPAATTATSASAPSSASTSEAASAPMTLPNLNADYLNNPAPAYPSASRQLGEQGKVLLRVLVNSDGQVEQVLLRKSSGHERLDQAAQETVQKWRFVPARRGEQVVSAWVVVPISFSLEG; encoded by the coding sequence ATGTTACCGACTGCCAGTTTTCGCCAGCTTGCCTGCCTGGCCCCCATGCGCTTCGTAGCCAACGAAGGGCCTTCTAAATCGATAACCGTTACTCCAAAAGCCGAATATAACGAACGCGGCCTGGGATTTGTCATCGCCCTCGGCTTGCATTTGGCCTGGTTCGGTCTCATGCCGAACAGCGAAAAGCAAGAGCCTGTCACGCCACCGCAACCGATCATGGTGCAGTGGATAGGCGATACGCAAACTCAGCAAGCACCGGCCAAACCACCGGTGCAGCAGCCTCAGCAGCCGATTGAAAAAGCCGTCAGCAAACCCAAAACGCCGCCGAAGCCCATTAAAAAACCAAACCTGCTGACAACTGCCAGCAATGCTCCGACAGCAATCGCGGCACCCGAACCGACACCAGAGCCGCCGCGTGCCGAACCCGCACCTGCGGCTACTACTGCTACCTCTGCCTCGGCACCCAGTTCAGCCAGCACCAGCGAGGCCGCATCGGCACCGATGACCTTGCCCAATCTCAACGCCGACTATTTGAACAACCCGGCCCCGGCCTACCCCAGCGCATCGCGGCAACTCGGCGAACAAGGCAAGGTATTGCTGCGCGTATTGGTCAATAGCGACGGTCAGGTCGAACAAGTCTTGCTACGTAAATCCAGCGGCCACGAACGCCTCGACCAAGCCGCCCAAGAAACCGTTCAAAAATGGCGTTTCGTCCCCGCCCGCCGCGGCGAACAGGTGGTTTCCGCCTGGGTCGTGGTTCCCATTTCATTCTCTCTCGAAGGATAA
- a CDS encoding HugZ family pyridoxamine 5'-phosphate oxidase: protein MNHKTIDLEQVRAAYTALPQTFSSALMATVSASGEPEASYAAYVRHDGQYYVYVSELSAHTQNLLHNGRVCLLFVEDEDKAAHLFARQRVTYHCLAGEIDRDTDAFAYIMGLFEEKFGAFIKQLQNMQDFHLFFIRPQRGSFVQGFAKAFSIQGDDLAQIRHVNDVGHKQRKAEAEADAPA from the coding sequence ATGAACCACAAGACCATCGATCTCGAACAAGTCAGAGCAGCCTATACCGCACTGCCGCAAACATTTTCCTCCGCGCTAATGGCCACGGTCAGCGCCTCCGGCGAACCCGAAGCCAGTTACGCCGCCTATGTGCGGCACGACGGCCAATATTACGTGTATGTCAGCGAACTATCGGCTCACACCCAAAACCTGTTGCACAACGGCCGGGTTTGTCTGTTGTTCGTCGAGGACGAGGACAAAGCCGCGCATTTGTTCGCCCGGCAGCGGGTTACCTATCACTGCTTGGCCGGCGAGATCGACCGCGATACCGACGCTTTCGCCTACATCATGGGCTTATTCGAGGAAAAATTCGGCGCGTTCATAAAACAGTTACAAAACATGCAGGACTTTCATCTGTTCTTTATCCGTCCGCAACGCGGCAGTTTCGTGCAAGGCTTTGCCAAGGCATTTTCGATTCAAGGCGACGATCTGGCTCAAATCCGCCACGTCAACGATGTCGGCCATAAACAGCGGAAAGCCGAAGCGGAAGCCGATGCCCCGGCTTAA
- a CDS encoding VPLPA-CTERM sorting domain-containing protein — protein MKTAQKLTLIAGLLAVSGSASADLTNGPDPYAAGYGFDTPSEASWGNWNRGDAGTLYAEWDSFVDNSYPGIRTAAADVGSAGTTDANIGWNAGTFAAGSGNLYSFSVTENFTASLSGSTNNEPLRAALQFETWGIQMDYNSLLLNGVAPTFTTQTFYDDDYESSFGPVELVQYLAYWDLSGPASNYLFSFNSAGHSLSLGQVAIDIGPSTDPVTSVPLPAAVWLFGAGFMGLLGLNRKKGLAA, from the coding sequence ATGAAAACTGCACAAAAACTGACCTTAATCGCCGGCCTGTTGGCCGTTTCCGGTAGCGCTTCGGCTGACTTGACCAATGGTCCCGACCCTTACGCCGCCGGCTACGGCTTCGACACCCCAAGCGAAGCCAGCTGGGGCAACTGGAACCGTGGCGATGCCGGCACGCTGTATGCGGAATGGGACAGCTTCGTGGATAACTCTTATCCCGGCATCCGCACCGCAGCGGCGGACGTGGGCAGCGCCGGCACCACCGACGCCAATATCGGCTGGAACGCCGGCACATTCGCGGCCGGATCGGGCAATTTGTACAGCTTCAGCGTCACCGAGAATTTCACGGCTTCGCTAAGCGGCTCTACCAACAACGAGCCATTAAGAGCGGCATTGCAATTCGAAACCTGGGGCATACAGATGGACTACAACAGCCTGTTACTTAATGGTGTAGCGCCTACCTTTACGACGCAAACTTTCTACGATGACGACTACGAAAGTTCGTTCGGCCCTGTCGAACTGGTGCAATACCTGGCCTATTGGGACTTATCCGGACCGGCAAGCAATTATCTGTTCTCGTTTAACAGTGCCGGACATAGCTTGAGTTTGGGTCAAGTGGCTATCGACATCGGCCCCAGCACCGATCCCGTAACCAGTGTGCCGCTGCCCGCGGCAGTATGGCTATTCGGCGCCGGCTTCATGGGCTTGCTGGGTTTAAATCGTAAAAAAGGCCTGGCGGCGTAA
- a CDS encoding heme/hemin ABC transporter substrate-binding protein — protein MKQTTSLSHKLAQAACAAVLWLSAVVPAAAGPGRIVSVGGALTEIVYALDGAEHLVGVDSTSLMPATAQALPQVGYMRTLSAEGVLSLRPDLLLASAHAGPPAVLEQLRAAGVRIETLAEDYSAAGIAAKIGAIAGLLDKPEQGRELAGQVQADFDRLAQWRAQSREQPKVLFLMAAAHGAPLASGRGTAADAVLALAGARNAAGELQGNKPIGTEAMIAAAPDVILLTDVVANAIGGLEAFYRQPGIAQTPAGRQRKVFVVDTLALLGFGLHSGQAVLELAKRLHDEPAVAADAGAGR, from the coding sequence ATGAAACAGACCACATCCCTAAGCCATAAACTTGCGCAAGCGGCATGCGCGGCCGTCCTCTGGCTATCGGCCGTCGTGCCGGCCGCCGCCGGGCCGGGCCGCATCGTCTCGGTCGGCGGCGCGTTGACCGAAATCGTCTACGCCCTGGACGGCGCCGAGCACCTGGTCGGCGTCGATAGCACCAGCCTGATGCCGGCCACCGCCCAGGCGCTGCCGCAAGTCGGCTACATGCGCACGCTGTCGGCCGAAGGCGTTCTGTCGCTGCGTCCCGACCTGCTGCTGGCCAGCGCCCACGCCGGGCCGCCGGCGGTGCTGGAACAATTGCGCGCGGCCGGCGTGCGTATCGAAACGCTGGCCGAAGATTATTCCGCCGCCGGCATTGCCGCCAAAATCGGCGCGATTGCCGGCTTGCTGGATAAACCAGAGCAAGGCCGGGAACTGGCCGGCCAAGTGCAAGCCGACTTCGACAGGTTAGCGCAGTGGCGCGCGCAAAGCCGTGAACAACCCAAGGTGCTGTTTTTGATGGCGGCGGCTCACGGCGCACCGCTGGCATCCGGCCGCGGCACCGCCGCCGACGCGGTGTTGGCGCTGGCCGGCGCCCGCAATGCTGCCGGCGAACTGCAAGGCAACAAACCCATCGGCACGGAAGCGATGATCGCCGCCGCGCCGGACGTGATTTTGTTAACCGACGTGGTCGCCAACGCCATCGGCGGTCTGGAGGCGTTCTACCGACAACCCGGCATCGCCCAAACCCCAGCCGGCCGGCAGCGTAAAGTCTTCGTGGTCGATACCCTGGCCTTGCTCGGCTTTGGCTTGCACAGCGGTCAGGCGGTGCTGGAACTGGCCAAACGACTGCACGACGAACCGGCAGTAGCCGCCGACGCGGGTGCCGGCCGATGA